A single region of the Carassius gibelio isolate Cgi1373 ecotype wild population from Czech Republic chromosome A14, carGib1.2-hapl.c, whole genome shotgun sequence genome encodes:
- the gfra3 gene encoding GDNF family receptor alpha-3 isoform X2: MHYQSLQECKCQRGSRMEQQCLSVYWTIRFPQGYDDIETSPYEDFELELVRNSETSKLASIVSVSSLPLTDQNQCLKAAQDCGLYEKCGSLRSEYALACTKIIPGTNHCNRHKCHRALRRFLERVPEEYSFGVLFCPCSDTLCGERRRKTIVPSCSYEERDEQPNCLNLESYCLKDNLCRSRLADFQQNCQPSPLSPSGCLRESGAVCLKAYAGLIGTIMTPNYVSNRSTEVSQWCNCEGSGNQWQDCLRILHMFNSNTCLRNAIDNTGSSTPHPIEDTPLPPPRPSPQIQHDELKINLLPEPNTVAESEEDKEEDQTEEGGGFNVIPPFSDKATVTNLGSEAGRVHSSASTFSITHFLLKALLLIALRWG; this comes from the exons GTTATGATGACATTGAGACATCCCCATATGAAGACTTTGAACTGGAACTTGTGAGAAATAGCGAAACATCAAAACTAGCCTCAATAGTTTCAG TGTCCTCCCTTCCTCTGACGGATCAGAACCAGTGTTTGAAGGCAGCTCAGGACTGTGGGTTGTACGAGAAGTGCGGTTCTCTGCGCTCGGAGTACGCATTAGCATGCACTAAGATCATACCTGGCACAAACCACTGTAACCGGCACAAATGTCACAGGGCCCTGCGGAGGTTCCTGGAGCGTGTTCCAGAGGAGTACAGCTTCGGTGTCTTATTTTGTCCCTGTTCGGATACTCTGTGTGGGGAGAGAAGGAGAAAAACCATTGTGCCCTCCTGTTCCTATGAGGAGCGAGACGAACAGCCCAACTGCCTCAATCTGGAGAGTTACTGCCTCAAAGACAACCTGTGCAG GTCAAGATTGGCTGATTTCCAGCAGAACTGTCAGCCGtctcctctctctccctccggCTGTCTCCGGGAAAGTGGAGCCGTGTGCCTCAAGGCCTACGCTGGGCTCATCG GTACCATCATGACACCAAACTACGTGAGTAACCGCAGCACAGAGGTGTCTCAGTGGTGTAATTGCGAAGGCAGCGGGAATCAGTGGCAGGACTGTCTGCGTATCCTGCACATGTTCAACAGCAACACCTGCCTGC GTAATGCCATTGATAACACGGGAAGCTCCACCCCTCACCCAATAGAAGACACGCCCCTTCCTCCGCCTCGCCCCTCCCCTCAGATTCAGCACGATGAGCTGAAAATTAACCTGCTGCCTGAACCCAATACA GTGGCTGAAAGTGAAGAAGATAAGGAGGAAGACCAAACCGAAGAAGGGGGAGGGTTCAACGTCATCCCTCCATTCTCAGACAAGGCGACAGTCACTAACCTGGGCTCTGAGGCCGGAAGAGTCCACAGCTCGGCCTCCACCTTCTCCATCACTCACTTCCTACTCAAGGCCCTGCTGCTTATTGCCCTCCGCTGGGGGTAG